One Ictalurus furcatus strain D&B chromosome 25, Billie_1.0, whole genome shotgun sequence DNA window includes the following coding sequences:
- the ntmt2 gene encoding N-terminal Xaa-Pro-Lys N-methyltransferase 2, whose translation MDFRRTHQAFRERWEKTDDKMCKNSMSFHLHSTLRQEFFASYLYLLEQIPLVKLYAVTCEFIMGEKQFYYRAQNFYRDVPASEEGMMGGFVEISEVDLEGSRQFLKNFVGPGKADTKRALDCGCGIGRVSKGVLFPVFETMEMLDMMEEFILHAHECYLGDYADRVETYYLDNLQDFTPPLDRYDVIWMQWVACHLTDRDLLEFLRRAKESLRPNGVIIIKDNMARQGCRLDPVDSSLIRHLDIMKSIIQKAGLTILDMQKQEGFPDIIVPVWMIAMQ comes from the exons ATGGACTTCAGGAGGACGCATCAAGCTTTCCGGGAACGGTGGGAGAAGACGGAtgacaaaatgtgcaaaaacagCATGTCCTTTCACCTGCACAGTACGCTCAGGCAAGAGTTTTTCGCCAGCTACCTTTACTTACTGGAGCAGATACCTTTGG TGAAACTATATGCCGTGACCTGTGAGTTCATCATGGGAGAGAAGCAGTTCTACTACAGGGCCCAGAATTTTTACAGAGATGTACCAGCATCAGAGGAGGGTATGATGGGAGGTTTTGTGGAGATCTCAGAAGTGGACCTGGAGGGCTCCAGACAGTTCCTTAAGAATTTTGTG GGACCAGGGAAGGCCGATACCAAGCGAGCCCTTGATTGCGGCTGTGGGATTGGCCGGGTGTCGAAAGGGGTTCTGTTTCCTGTATTTGAAACCATGGAGATGTTGGACATGATGGAGGAGTTCATTCTCCATGCCCATGAGTGTTACTTGGGTGACTACGCTGACCGTGTGGAGACCTATTACCTGGACAACCTGCAGGATTTCACCCCTCCACTCGATAGATATGATGTCATCTGGATGCAGTGGGTAGctt GTCACCTGACAGATAGAGATCTGCTGGAATTCTTGAGGCGAGCAAAGGAGAGCCTTAGGCCCAATGGGGTCATCATTATAAAGGATAACATGGCACGGCAGGGCTGTAGACTGGACCCTGTTGACAGCAGTCTCATCCGCCATCTGGACATCATGAAGAGCATTATCCAAAAGGCTGGCCTCACCATCCTGGACATGCAGAAGCAGGAGGGCTTCCCTGACATCATTGTGCCCGTGTGGATGATTGCCATGCAGTGA